The Orcinus orca chromosome 16, mOrcOrc1.1, whole genome shotgun sequence genome includes a window with the following:
- the LOC125961410 gene encoding translation initiation factor IF-2-like produces MANDTKNKKLGCGVAGHLQGSNSRGECALVRKKGAEGVRARRTRRGPRPLPEQQPGTSPPSSTPAKRRRTPIEQLLRGGGGANSGHPRPAAARPGVSPRPGPGEAGGKGEPSARPAPARLARGRGLPGPPTLRAARSGALPRTAAWPEREAERSAAEAGPSLQASGRRLPSARPPAAGPARTPARPGLGTAASPHPGFIHRGTAARPAVRGRGPADKTDPPRPGRKTKS; encoded by the exons ATGGCAAATGACACAAAGAATAAAA AACTTGGCTGCGGGGTTGCTGGACATCTCCAGGGTTCCAATTCTCGGGGCGAGTGCGCGCTAGTGCGTAAGAAGGGGGCGGAGGGGGTGCGCGCTCGGAGGACGCGCCggggcccccgccccctcccggaGCAGCAGCCTGGCACCAGcccaccctcctccacccctgcAAAGAGACGCAGGACGCCAATAGAGCAACTTCTCCGCGGGGGCGGCGGCGCGAATAGCGGTCACCCCCGCCCCGCCGCTGCACGGCCGGGGGTCTCTCCTCGGCCGGGCCCCGGGGAggcgggagggaagggggagccctCCGCACGCCCCGCCCCCGCACGCCTGGCCCGGGGCCGGGGTCTGCCCGGACCCCCAACCCTCCGCGCGGCCCGCAGCGGCGCACTCCCAAGGACGGCCGCCTGGCCTGAGCGCGAGGCGGAGCGGAGCGCGGCGGAGGCCGGCCCCTCGCTTCAGGCCTCAGGCCGCCGCCTGCCCTCCGCCAGGCCGCCCGCCGCCGGCCCCGCTCGGACCCCGGCCCGGCCGGGCCTCGGCACCGCCGCATCCCCTCATCCTGGCTTCATTCATAGGGGCACCGCAGCCCGGCCGGCGGTGCGGGGCCGGGGACCCGCGGACAAGACCGACCCGCCAAGGCCGgggaggaaaacaaaaagttaa